The proteins below come from a single Serratia ficaria genomic window:
- a CDS encoding phosphoribulokinase codes for MSAKHPVIAVTGSSGAGTTTTSVAFRKIFQQLNIRAAELEGDSFHRYTRPEMDAAIRKARDLGRHISYFGPEANDFGLLQQSFIEYGKNGTGRSRKYLHTYDEAVPYNQVPGTFTPWEPLPAPTDVLFYEGLHGGVVTEHNDVANHVDLLVGVVPIVNLEWIQKLIRDTGERGHSREAVMDSVVRSMEDYINYITPQFSRTHINFQRVPTVDTSNPFAAKAIPSLDESFVVIHFRGLDQIDFPYLLAMLQGSFISHINTLVVPGGKMGLAMELIMAPLVQRLLEGKKIE; via the coding sequence ATGTCTGCCAAACATCCCGTTATCGCGGTGACCGGCTCCAGCGGAGCCGGCACCACCACCACCAGCGTGGCGTTCCGCAAGATTTTCCAGCAGCTCAACATTCGCGCCGCGGAGCTCGAAGGCGACAGCTTCCACCGCTATACCCGGCCGGAAATGGACGCGGCGATCCGCAAGGCGCGCGACCTGGGGCGGCATATCAGCTACTTCGGCCCCGAGGCCAACGATTTCGGCCTGCTGCAGCAGAGCTTTATCGAGTACGGCAAAAACGGCACCGGCCGCTCGCGCAAGTACCTGCACACCTATGACGAGGCGGTGCCCTACAATCAGGTGCCCGGCACCTTCACCCCCTGGGAGCCGCTGCCGGCGCCGACCGACGTGCTGTTTTACGAGGGCCTGCACGGCGGCGTGGTCACCGAACACAACGACGTGGCCAACCATGTCGACCTGCTGGTCGGGGTGGTGCCGATAGTCAACCTGGAATGGATCCAGAAGCTGATCCGCGATACCGGCGAGCGCGGCCATTCCCGCGAGGCGGTGATGGACTCTGTCGTGCGTTCGATGGAAGACTACATCAACTACATTACGCCGCAGTTCTCGCGCACCCACATCAACTTCCAGCGCGTGCCGACGGTGGACACCTCCAACCCGTTCGCCGCCAAGGCGATCCCCTCGCTGGATGAAAGCTTCGTGGTGATCCACTTCCGCGGGCTGGATCAGATTGATTTCCCCTACCTGCTGGCGATGCTGCAGGGCTCGTTCATCTCGCACATCAACACGCTGGTGGTGCCGGGCGGCAAAATGGGGCTGGCGATGGAGCTGATTATGGCGCCGCTGGTGCAACGGCTGCTGGAAGGCAAGAAGATCGAATGA
- a CDS encoding YheU family protein, whose amino-acid sequence MIIPWKELATDTLNSLIESFVLREGTDYGEHERSLEQKVEDVRRQLKSGEVVLMWSELHETVNIMPRGQLRAGQEEI is encoded by the coding sequence GTGATTATCCCCTGGAAAGAATTGGCAACCGACACCCTGAACAGCCTGATCGAATCCTTTGTGCTGCGGGAAGGCACCGACTACGGCGAACATGAACGCTCGCTGGAACAGAAGGTGGAAGACGTGCGCCGCCAGCTGAAAAGCGGCGAAGTGGTGCTGATGTGGTCGGAGCTGCATGAAACCGTCAACATCATGCCGCGCGGGCAGCTACGCGCCGGGCAGGAAGAAATTTAG
- the btsR gene encoding two-component system response regulator BtsR — protein MLNALIVDDEPSARDNLRHLLEAEEEISIIGECANAIEAISQIHRLQPDVVFLDIQMPRISGLEMVGMLDPNRMPHIVFLTAYDEYAVQAFEEHAFDYLLKPAEPKRLSKTLQRLRQRSAPQDIATLEQSAGYLKYIPCTGHSRIYLLRFDEVLAIRSRTSGVFVVRNDGMECFTELTLRTLESRTPLVRCHRQYLVNLEQVCEIRFEEGGAAEMIMPAGDPVPVSRRYLKALKEQLGLRG, from the coding sequence ATGTTAAACGCACTGATTGTCGACGACGAACCCTCCGCGCGCGATAACCTGCGGCACCTGCTGGAGGCCGAGGAAGAAATCAGCATCATCGGCGAGTGCGCCAATGCGATAGAGGCCATCAGCCAAATTCATCGTCTGCAGCCGGACGTGGTGTTCCTGGATATCCAGATGCCGCGCATCAGCGGGCTGGAGATGGTCGGCATGCTGGATCCCAACCGCATGCCGCACATCGTATTTCTGACCGCCTATGACGAATATGCGGTGCAGGCGTTTGAAGAGCACGCGTTTGATTATCTGCTGAAGCCGGCGGAGCCCAAACGGCTGAGCAAAACCTTGCAGCGCCTGCGGCAGCGCAGCGCGCCGCAGGATATCGCGACGCTGGAACAGAGCGCCGGCTACTTGAAATACATTCCCTGCACCGGCCACAGCCGCATCTACCTGCTGCGTTTCGACGAAGTGCTGGCGATCCGTTCCCGCACCAGCGGGGTGTTCGTGGTGCGTAACGACGGCATGGAGTGCTTTACCGAACTGACGCTGCGTACGCTGGAAAGCCGCACGCCGCTGGTGCGTTGCCACCGGCAGTATTTGGTCAATCTGGAGCAGGTATGCGAGATCCGCTTCGAAGAGGGCGGCGCGGCGGAGATGATCATGCCGGCCGGCGACCCGGTGCCGGTCAGCCGGCGCTACCTGAAGGCGCTGAAGGAGCAGCTGGGGCTGCGCGGGTGA
- a CDS encoding OsmC family protein: MQARVKWVEGLTFLGESASGHQVLMDGNAGDKAPSPMEMVLMSVGGCSAIDVVSILQKGRNDVRDCEVKLTSERREEAPRLFTRINLHFIVTGQHLTDKIVERAVNLSAEKYCSVALMLNKAASVTHSFEIRSPE; this comes from the coding sequence ATGCAGGCAAGAGTCAAGTGGGTGGAAGGGTTAACGTTTCTGGGTGAATCGGCGTCAGGCCATCAGGTGCTGATGGACGGCAACGCCGGCGACAAGGCGCCCAGCCCGATGGAAATGGTGCTGATGTCGGTGGGCGGCTGCAGCGCGATCGACGTGGTGTCGATCCTGCAAAAAGGCCGCAACGACGTGCGCGACTGCGAAGTCAAACTGACCTCCGAACGCCGCGAAGAAGCGCCGCGCCTGTTTACCCGTATCAACCTGCATTTCATCGTGACCGGCCAGCATCTGACCGACAAGATCGTTGAGCGGGCGGTCAACCTGTCGGCCGAGAAGTATTGTTCGGTCGCGCTGATGCTGAACAAGGCCGCCAGCGTGACCCACAGCTTCGAGATCCGCAGCCCGGAATAA
- a CDS encoding aminodeoxychorismate synthase component II produces the protein MLLLIDNYDSFTYNLYQYFCELGAEVLVKRNDALQLADIERLAPQRLVISPGPCTPNEAGISLDAIRHFAGKLPILGVCLGHQALGQAFGAEVVRAREVMHGKTSAIRHCDGGVFRGLNNPLTVTRYHSLVLKADTLPDCFEVTAWSERDGERDEIMGIRHRRLALEGVQFHPESILSEQGHRLLDNFLKS, from the coding sequence ATGCTGCTGTTGATCGATAACTACGACTCCTTTACCTATAACCTTTACCAGTACTTCTGCGAATTGGGCGCCGAGGTGTTGGTGAAGCGCAACGATGCGCTGCAGCTGGCCGATATCGAGCGGCTGGCGCCGCAGCGCCTGGTGATTTCACCCGGTCCCTGCACCCCGAACGAAGCCGGCATCTCGCTGGACGCCATCCGTCACTTTGCCGGCAAGTTGCCGATCCTCGGCGTTTGTCTGGGGCATCAGGCGCTGGGCCAGGCGTTTGGCGCCGAAGTGGTGCGCGCCCGCGAGGTGATGCACGGCAAGACCTCGGCGATCCGCCACTGCGATGGCGGGGTGTTTCGCGGGCTGAACAATCCGCTCACCGTGACCCGCTACCATTCGCTGGTGCTGAAGGCCGATACGCTGCCGGACTGCTTCGAGGTGACCGCCTGGAGCGAACGCGACGGCGAGCGCGATGAGATCATGGGCATCCGCCATCGCCGGCTGGCGCTGGAGGGGGTGCAGTTCCATCCGGAGAGTATCCTCAGCGAACAGGGGCATCGGCTGCTGGATAATTTCCTTAAAAGTTAA
- a CDS encoding hydrolase, translated as MHESFRPLSGASNPHLQTLLPRLVRRRVLLKPHWQRLELPDGDFVDLAWSEDPALAGDKPRVVLFHGLEGNFYSPYAHGLLNAWREKGWLGVVMHFRGCSGVPNRKQRIYHSGETEDARFFLQWLRATYGTAPTAAVGVSLGGNMLACYLAQQGADSLLQAAVVVSAPLMLEPCSFRMDQGFSRVYQRYLLGQLKQNATRKLLHYPDTLPLRLPQLNRLRRIREFDDAITSRIHGFSDATDYYRRCSALPLLPAIQTPLLIIHAKDDPFMTDEVIPEVANLPRNIEYQLTEFGGHVGFVGGTLKKPQMWLEYRIPSWLSPYLDIPT; from the coding sequence ATGCATGAATCTTTTCGCCCCCTGAGCGGGGCCAGCAATCCGCACCTGCAAACGCTATTGCCGCGGCTGGTGCGCCGCCGCGTGTTGTTGAAACCGCACTGGCAGCGGCTGGAATTGCCCGACGGCGATTTTGTCGATCTCGCCTGGAGCGAGGACCCCGCGCTGGCCGGCGACAAACCGCGCGTGGTGCTGTTCCACGGCCTGGAAGGCAACTTCTACAGCCCGTACGCACACGGCCTGCTCAACGCCTGGCGCGAAAAAGGCTGGCTCGGCGTGGTGATGCATTTTCGCGGCTGCAGCGGCGTGCCCAATCGCAAGCAGCGCATCTACCATTCCGGTGAAACCGAAGACGCCCGCTTCTTCCTGCAGTGGCTGCGCGCCACTTACGGTACGGCGCCGACCGCCGCGGTGGGCGTCTCGCTCGGCGGCAACATGCTGGCCTGTTATCTGGCCCAGCAGGGCGCCGACAGCCTGCTGCAGGCGGCGGTGGTGGTATCGGCGCCGCTGATGCTGGAACCCTGTTCGTTCCGCATGGATCAGGGATTTTCCCGCGTTTATCAGCGCTATCTGCTGGGGCAGCTGAAGCAAAACGCCACCCGCAAGCTGCTGCACTATCCGGACACCCTGCCGCTCAGGCTGCCGCAGCTCAATCGCCTGCGGCGCATCCGCGAGTTCGACGACGCCATCACCTCGCGCATCCACGGCTTCAGCGACGCCACCGATTATTACCGGCGCTGCAGCGCGCTGCCGTTGCTGCCGGCGATCCAAACGCCGCTGCTGATCATCCATGCGAAGGACGATCCCTTCATGACCGATGAAGTGATCCCCGAAGTCGCCAACCTGCCGCGCAACATCGAATACCAGCTGACCGAGTTTGGCGGCCACGTCGGCTTCGTTGGCGGCACGCTGAAAAAACCGCAAATGTGGCTGGAATATCGCATTCCATCCTGGCTATCCCCTTATCTGGACATCCCGACGTGA
- the crp gene encoding cAMP-activated global transcriptional regulator CRP: MVLGKPQTDPTLEWFLSHCHIHKYPSKSTLIHQGEKAETLYYIVKGSVAVLIKDEEGKEMILSYLNQGDFIGELGLFEEGQERSAWVRAKTACEVAEISYKKFRQLIQVNPDILMRLSAQMASRLQVTSEKVGNLAFLDVTGRIAQTLLNLAKQPDAMTHPDGMQIKITRQEIGQIVGCSRETVGRILKMLEDQNLISAHGKTIVVYGTR; this comes from the coding sequence ATGGTTCTCGGCAAACCGCAAACAGACCCTACTCTCGAATGGTTCCTGTCTCATTGCCATATCCACAAATATCCATCGAAGAGTACGCTGATTCACCAAGGTGAAAAGGCCGAAACGCTTTACTACATCGTGAAAGGCTCCGTAGCGGTGCTGATCAAGGATGAAGAAGGTAAAGAGATGATCCTGTCCTACCTCAACCAGGGGGATTTCATCGGCGAGCTCGGATTGTTTGAAGAAGGTCAGGAGCGCAGCGCCTGGGTTCGGGCGAAGACCGCCTGTGAAGTGGCTGAAATTTCCTATAAGAAATTCCGTCAGCTGATCCAGGTTAACCCAGACATCCTGATGCGCCTGTCCGCCCAGATGGCAAGCCGCCTGCAGGTCACCTCCGAGAAAGTGGGCAACCTCGCCTTCCTGGACGTTACCGGCCGCATCGCGCAAACCCTGCTGAACCTGGCGAAACAGCCTGATGCCATGACCCACCCGGACGGCATGCAGATCAAGATCACCCGTCAAGAAATCGGCCAGATCGTCGGCTGCTCACGCGAAACCGTTGGCCGTATTCTGAAAATGCTGGAAGACCAAAACCTGATCTCCGCCCACGGCAAAACCATTGTCGTCTACGGCACGCGTTAA
- a CDS encoding YccS/YhfK family putative transporter: MWRRLIYHPEVNYALRQTLVLCLPVLLGLLIGQLQLGLLFSLVPACCNIAGLDTPHKRFFKRLIVGGSLFALSSLLLQQALLWQVPLPALMLGLALLLGVSGEISPLHARLLPAALVAAIFSLSMAGTVPIWQAPLLYVIGTAWYGLFTWFWFKLWKEQPMRESLSQLYLELADYCEAKYSLLTQHTDPQTALPPLLVRQQKVMDLIGLLYQQLNFLPHASNLEQKRLLRTFQVALDLQEHITVSLHQPEEVQKLVEQSQAEAIIRRNAQVIAGRLRVVAHDILYHQHSQRFNMTHELAALEKVAAQHADNPVGQFCYYHFSRIARLLRTQRPLYRRDLMANQSRLPFWPALASYLSFRSNALRNAARLGVTLALGSSLGMMFNLPKPYWILLTIMLVSQNGYNATRVRIQHRALGTLAGLMIAAGLLRLQLPEAETLSIMLAITLLAYLVSRKNYGLAVIGFTVTAVYTLQLLALNGSHFLVPRLVDTLIGCVLVFGGTIWLWPQWQSGLLRKNAHQALENDQRALRLMLEEREPDPAALAYARMQVNQAHNALFTSLNQAMQEPGFASDYLADMRLWVTHSQFIVEHLNAMTILAREHYMLTPTLAEEYLQTCEIALQSCQQRLEYDGPSSSNSGIMQPPDLHPDMPVTEMERHLRRILSHLSVMHTISSLAWSQRPHHGIWLKRKLRDQ; encoded by the coding sequence ATGTGGCGCCGCCTGATCTACCACCCCGAAGTCAACTACGCACTGCGGCAAACGCTGGTGCTGTGCCTGCCGGTACTGCTCGGCCTGCTGATTGGCCAGCTGCAGCTCGGCCTGCTGTTTTCGCTGGTTCCCGCCTGCTGCAACATCGCCGGGCTGGACACGCCCCATAAACGCTTCTTTAAACGTCTGATCGTCGGCGGTTCGCTGTTCGCGCTCAGCAGCCTGCTGTTGCAACAGGCGCTGCTGTGGCAGGTGCCGCTGCCGGCGCTGATGCTCGGCCTGGCGCTGCTGCTCGGCGTCAGCGGGGAAATCAGCCCGCTGCACGCCCGGCTGCTGCCGGCGGCGCTGGTGGCCGCCATTTTTTCCCTCAGCATGGCCGGTACGGTGCCGATCTGGCAGGCGCCGCTGCTGTACGTCATCGGCACCGCCTGGTACGGCCTGTTCACCTGGTTCTGGTTCAAGCTGTGGAAAGAGCAGCCGATGCGCGAGTCTTTGAGCCAGCTGTATCTGGAGCTGGCGGACTACTGCGAGGCCAAATATTCGCTGCTGACCCAGCACACCGATCCGCAAACCGCGCTGCCGCCGCTGCTGGTGCGCCAGCAAAAGGTGATGGATCTGATCGGCCTGCTGTATCAGCAGCTCAACTTCCTGCCGCACGCCAGCAATCTGGAGCAAAAACGCCTGCTGCGCACCTTCCAGGTGGCGCTGGATCTGCAGGAGCACATTACCGTCAGCCTGCATCAGCCGGAAGAGGTGCAAAAACTGGTGGAGCAAAGCCAGGCCGAAGCGATTATCCGCCGCAACGCCCAGGTGATCGCCGGCCGGCTGCGCGTGGTGGCGCACGATATCCTCTATCATCAGCATTCGCAGCGCTTCAATATGACCCATGAACTGGCGGCGTTGGAGAAGGTGGCGGCGCAGCATGCCGACAACCCGGTCGGCCAGTTCTGCTATTACCATTTCAGCCGCATCGCCCGCCTGCTGCGCACCCAGCGCCCGCTGTACCGTCGCGATCTGATGGCCAATCAGAGCCGCCTGCCGTTCTGGCCGGCGCTGGCCAGCTACCTGTCGTTCAGGTCCAACGCCCTGCGCAACGCCGCGCGGCTGGGCGTCACGCTGGCGCTCGGCAGCAGCCTGGGGATGATGTTCAACCTGCCCAAGCCTTACTGGATCCTGTTGACCATCATGCTGGTGAGCCAGAACGGCTACAATGCCACCCGGGTGCGGATCCAGCACCGTGCGCTCGGCACCCTGGCCGGGCTGATGATCGCCGCCGGCCTGCTGCGGCTGCAGCTGCCGGAGGCCGAAACCCTGAGCATCATGTTGGCGATCACGCTGCTGGCCTACCTGGTTTCGCGGAAAAACTACGGGCTGGCGGTCATCGGCTTCACGGTTACCGCGGTGTACACCCTGCAGCTGCTGGCGCTGAACGGCTCCCATTTCCTGGTGCCGCGCCTGGTCGATACGCTGATTGGCTGCGTGCTGGTCTTCGGCGGCACCATCTGGCTGTGGCCGCAGTGGCAAAGCGGCCTGCTGCGCAAAAACGCGCACCAGGCGCTGGAAAACGATCAGCGCGCGCTGCGGCTGATGCTGGAAGAACGGGAGCCGGATCCCGCCGCGCTGGCCTATGCGCGCATGCAGGTCAATCAGGCGCATAATGCGCTGTTCACCTCGCTGAATCAGGCGATGCAGGAACCGGGATTCGCTTCGGATTATCTGGCGGATATGCGGCTGTGGGTCACCCACAGCCAGTTTATCGTCGAGCACCTCAACGCCATGACCATCCTGGCGCGCGAGCACTACATGCTGACGCCAACGCTGGCGGAAGAGTACCTGCAAACCTGTGAAATCGCGCTGCAAAGCTGCCAGCAGCGGCTGGAATACGACGGGCCGAGCAGCAGCAACAGCGGCATCATGCAGCCGCCGGATCTGCATCCCGACATGCCGGTCACCGAGATGGAACGCCACCTGCGGCGCATCCTGTCGCACCTGAGCGTGATGCACACCATTTCGTCGCTGGCCTGGAGCCAGCGCCCGCACCACGGCATCTGGCTGAAACGCAAGCTGCGCGATCAATAA
- the argD gene encoding bifunctional acetylornithine/succinyldiaminopimelate transaminase: protein MTEKSAVSRSTFDQVILPVYAPAQFVPVRGKGSRVWDQQGKEYIDFSGGIAVTALGHCHPALVAALKQQGETLWHTSNVFTNEPALRLASKLIAATFADRVFFANSGAEANEAAFKLARHYAITRHSPYKTKIIAFHNAFHGRTLFTVSVGGQAKYSDGFGPKPADIVHVPFNDLAAVKAVMDDHTCAVVMEPIQGEGGITPVNAEFLNGVRALCDQHQALLVFDEVQSGMGRSGKLFAYMHYGVTPDILTTAKALGGGFPVSAMLTTEEIASVMQVGTHGTTYGGNPLACAVAEAALDVINTPEVLSGVEQRHGLYVDALRKIGEKYRIFTDIRGMGLLIGAELTPQYQGRARDFLTAAAARGLMILNAGPNVIRFAPSLVVEPQDIEAGMALFEQAVQDVINA from the coding sequence ATGACCGAAAAATCCGCAGTAAGCCGCAGTACGTTTGATCAGGTTATCCTGCCTGTTTATGCACCCGCGCAGTTTGTTCCGGTGCGCGGCAAGGGCAGCCGGGTGTGGGATCAGCAGGGGAAAGAGTACATCGATTTCTCCGGCGGCATCGCGGTGACGGCGTTGGGCCATTGCCACCCGGCGCTGGTGGCGGCGCTGAAACAGCAGGGCGAAACCCTGTGGCATACCAGCAACGTTTTCACCAACGAACCGGCGCTGCGCCTGGCGAGCAAGCTGATCGCCGCCACCTTCGCCGATCGGGTGTTTTTCGCCAACTCCGGCGCCGAGGCCAACGAAGCGGCCTTCAAGCTGGCGCGCCACTACGCCATCACCCGCCACAGCCCGTACAAAACCAAAATCATCGCTTTCCATAACGCGTTCCACGGCCGCACGCTGTTCACCGTTTCGGTGGGCGGGCAGGCCAAGTATTCCGACGGTTTCGGGCCAAAGCCCGCCGATATCGTGCATGTGCCGTTCAACGATCTGGCGGCGGTGAAAGCGGTGATGGACGACCATACCTGCGCGGTGGTGATGGAGCCGATTCAGGGCGAAGGCGGCATCACGCCGGTGAACGCCGAATTCCTTAACGGGGTGCGCGCGCTGTGCGACCAGCATCAGGCGCTGCTGGTGTTTGACGAGGTGCAAAGCGGCATGGGCCGCAGCGGCAAGCTGTTCGCCTATATGCATTATGGCGTGACGCCGGACATTCTCACCACCGCCAAAGCGCTGGGCGGCGGCTTCCCGGTCAGCGCCATGCTGACCACCGAAGAGATCGCCTCGGTGATGCAGGTGGGCACCCACGGCACCACCTACGGCGGCAACCCGCTGGCCTGCGCGGTGGCGGAAGCGGCGCTGGACGTGATCAATACGCCGGAGGTGCTGAGCGGCGTTGAACAACGCCATGGCCTGTATGTCGACGCCTTGCGGAAGATTGGCGAAAAATACCGAATTTTCACCGACATTCGCGGCATGGGGCTGCTGATCGGCGCGGAGCTGACGCCGCAGTATCAGGGGCGGGCGCGGGATTTCCTCACCGCCGCCGCCGCGCGCGGGCTGATGATCCTCAACGCCGGGCCGAACGTGATCCGTTTTGCGCCGTCGCTGGTGGTGGAGCCGCAGGATATCGAGGCGGGCATGGCGCTGTTTGAACAGGCGGTGCAGGACGTGATCAACGCCTGA
- a CDS encoding helicase HerA-like domain-containing protein — protein sequence MSEARIIAKAMKDGKPVQDLVILPALANRHGLITGATGTGKTVTLQKMAEQFSRIGVPVFLSDVKGDLSGIGTEGVPSEKLQARLTAIGVSDWQPQACTLIPWDIYGEKGHPIRATVSDLGPLLLGRLLDLNEVQSGVLQLVFKIADDNALLLLDMKDLRAMVQYVGDNAKRFQTQYGNISSASVGAIQRGLLTLEEQGANQFFGEPMLDINDLMKTDANGHGVINLLAADKLINQPKLYSVFLLWLLAELFEHLPEVGDPEQPKLVFFFDEAHLLFNDAPPALLTKIEQVVRLIRSKGVGIYFVTQNPLDIPDSVLGQLGNRVQHALRAFTPRDQKAVKAAAQTMRANPAFDAETAITELGVGEALVSFLDEKGRPNVVERAMVIAPESKMGMLGADGLNSAINKSPLYGRYEDMVDRESAYEKLSSEGFATVGAPQPGQPAQQPQAQQQAGGGLMGGLNEILFGSTGPRGGKRDGIVQTAAKSMARDLGRQILRGVLGSIMGGRKK from the coding sequence ATGAGTGAAGCACGGATTATCGCCAAGGCGATGAAGGACGGGAAACCGGTACAGGATCTGGTCATCTTGCCGGCTTTGGCGAACCGCCATGGCTTGATTACCGGGGCGACCGGCACCGGCAAGACGGTGACGCTGCAGAAAATGGCCGAGCAGTTCTCGCGTATCGGCGTGCCGGTGTTTCTGTCTGACGTGAAGGGCGACCTGTCCGGCATCGGCACCGAGGGCGTGCCTTCCGAGAAGCTGCAGGCGCGGCTGACGGCGATTGGCGTCAGCGACTGGCAACCGCAGGCCTGCACCCTCATCCCCTGGGATATCTACGGCGAGAAAGGCCACCCGATCCGCGCCACCGTGTCCGATTTGGGGCCGCTGCTGCTGGGCCGTCTGCTGGACCTGAACGAAGTGCAAAGCGGCGTGCTGCAGCTGGTGTTCAAAATCGCCGACGACAACGCGCTGCTGCTGCTGGACATGAAAGATCTGCGCGCCATGGTGCAGTACGTCGGCGACAACGCCAAACGGTTCCAGACCCAGTACGGCAACATCTCTTCGGCCTCGGTCGGCGCTATCCAGCGCGGGCTGCTGACGCTGGAAGAGCAGGGCGCCAACCAGTTCTTCGGCGAACCGATGCTGGACATCAACGACCTGATGAAAACCGACGCCAACGGCCACGGCGTCATCAACCTGCTGGCGGCGGACAAGCTGATTAACCAACCGAAGCTGTATTCGGTATTCCTGCTGTGGCTGCTGGCCGAACTGTTCGAGCATCTGCCGGAAGTGGGCGATCCGGAGCAGCCGAAGCTGGTGTTCTTCTTCGACGAGGCCCACCTGCTGTTCAACGACGCGCCGCCGGCGCTGCTGACCAAGATCGAGCAGGTGGTGCGGCTGATCCGCTCCAAGGGCGTGGGCATTTACTTTGTCACCCAGAACCCGCTGGATATCCCGGACAGCGTGCTGGGCCAGCTGGGCAACCGCGTGCAGCACGCGCTGCGCGCCTTCACGCCGCGCGACCAGAAAGCGGTGAAGGCGGCGGCGCAAACCATGCGCGCCAACCCGGCTTTCGACGCCGAAACGGCGATCACCGAGCTGGGCGTGGGCGAAGCGCTGGTGTCGTTCCTGGACGAAAAGGGCCGGCCCAACGTGGTGGAGCGGGCGATGGTGATCGCGCCGGAGTCCAAGATGGGCATGCTGGGCGCCGACGGCCTGAACAGCGCGATCAACAAATCGCCGCTGTATGGCCGCTATGAGGATATGGTCGACCGCGAATCGGCCTACGAGAAGCTGTCTTCGGAGGGTTTCGCCACCGTCGGCGCGCCGCAGCCGGGCCAGCCGGCTCAGCAACCGCAGGCGCAGCAGCAGGCGGGCGGCGGCCTGATGGGCGGCCTGAACGAGATCCTGTTCGGCTCCACCGGCCCGCGCGGCGGCAAGCGCGACGGCATCGTCCAGACCGCGGCCAAGAGCATGGCGCGCGACCTCGGCCGGCAGATCCTGCGCGGCGTGCTGGGCTCCATCATGGGCGGCCGTAAAAAGTAA